A region from the Stygiolobus caldivivus genome encodes:
- a CDS encoding radical SAM protein, protein MRPIYLYAPALKKYETEYMSSEQGWRIVSVTGNACAFNCKHCNRRILESMEDASTPVKLEMEIRKSLSEGHKGLILSGGSTGRGEVPIWKFSAVLKKYKDKMTFIAHTGVVRSKEIAMKFKEAGVKIALLDMVGDEDTIKDTLGQPFTVEDYLNSFKLLKKAGLMVVPHVIVGLSKKGIESELNALDMLRGVSPDAVIVVGLMPLSSSNSFRQPEPEDMITVMKKARDSFSVPVMLGCARPRGRRYLEVEKFAVDYELDGIAFPEEETINYALSKRQVVFNSSCCANVVFDILGVV, encoded by the coding sequence ATGAGACCAATATACTTGTATGCTCCTGCTCTGAAAAAATATGAGACCGAGTATATGTCGTCGGAACAAGGCTGGAGAATAGTCTCTGTAACTGGAAATGCTTGTGCGTTTAACTGTAAACATTGCAATAGAAGGATCCTCGAAAGTATGGAAGATGCTTCCACCCCAGTTAAACTTGAGATGGAAATAAGGAAGTCCTTGAGCGAGGGGCATAAGGGTCTCATACTATCCGGCGGTTCAACAGGTAGGGGAGAAGTCCCTATATGGAAGTTCTCTGCAGTTTTGAAAAAATATAAGGATAAAATGACCTTTATTGCACATACTGGTGTGGTAAGAAGCAAAGAAATAGCAATGAAATTTAAGGAGGCAGGGGTTAAGATCGCTCTACTGGACATGGTAGGAGACGAAGATACTATAAAAGATACGTTAGGTCAGCCTTTTACTGTTGAAGATTACCTGAACTCATTTAAGCTCCTTAAGAAGGCAGGACTAATGGTAGTCCCCCATGTAATAGTCGGGCTGAGCAAAAAAGGTATAGAAAGTGAACTTAATGCCTTAGATATGCTGAGGGGCGTGAGCCCTGATGCAGTGATCGTAGTGGGGTTAATGCCCCTTTCTTCTTCCAACTCTTTTAGGCAACCTGAGCCGGAGGACATGATAACTGTTATGAAGAAAGCTAGGGATAGCTTCTCGGTACCGGTAATGTTGGGTTGTGCTAGACCTAGAGGGAGAAGGTATTTGGAGGTGGAAAAATTTGCAGTAGATTATGAGTTAGACGGGATAGCTTTCCCAGAAGAAGAAACTATAAATTACGCTTTAAGTAAAAGGCAAGTCGTTTTTAATAGTTCGTGTTGTGCGAATGTAGTTTTTGATATTTTGGGGGTGGTTTAA
- a CDS encoding lipoate--protein ligase family protein — protein sequence MDSFRFIVERGPQDLILAGEEALLESVSNGAPPILRFVIFDPTAVLLGYHQAVEQEVNLEEVKKRGWDIGRRPTGGGTIIMGKDQLGWEIYADGHYLGGTPENAIKKGAEGVIKTLQKLGIDANFRPKNDVEVKGKKISGIGAFSIGKYIAVTGTILLDFDAEALVSTLRLTSEKLKDKLAKDFKERLTWISKELGHGIEMGELITTARESFSEALGIRLDDGQYTEEEKKLISQLRLKYASPEWIYNLRKPLAGDVKFIEKKFPGGLVRLQVKMAGESIIESVLLTGDFFIEPRRAIYDLESRLKWSRVDEVEENIKDWYKGVKILGITEQDLLALFNEVLRK from the coding sequence ATGGATTCATTTAGATTTATCGTAGAGAGAGGGCCTCAGGACCTAATATTGGCGGGAGAAGAAGCGCTACTAGAGTCAGTGAGTAATGGTGCTCCTCCGATTCTGAGGTTCGTAATTTTCGACCCGACCGCAGTGCTGCTAGGCTACCACCAAGCTGTCGAACAGGAAGTCAACCTCGAGGAAGTCAAAAAGAGGGGGTGGGATATAGGTAGGAGGCCTACTGGCGGCGGTACTATAATCATGGGGAAAGACCAACTAGGCTGGGAAATTTATGCGGACGGGCACTACTTAGGGGGTACACCAGAGAACGCAATTAAAAAAGGCGCAGAGGGCGTGATAAAAACGTTACAGAAACTAGGTATAGACGCGAACTTCAGACCTAAAAATGACGTAGAAGTTAAAGGTAAAAAAATATCGGGGATAGGGGCCTTTTCTATAGGAAAATATATTGCTGTGACAGGGACTATCCTTCTCGATTTCGATGCCGAAGCACTTGTCTCCACTCTAAGGCTTACATCTGAAAAGTTGAAGGACAAACTAGCTAAAGACTTTAAGGAAAGGTTAACGTGGATTAGTAAAGAACTAGGCCATGGAATAGAAATGGGTGAACTAATAACTACGGCAAGAGAGAGCTTCTCTGAAGCGTTAGGTATCAGGCTTGATGACGGTCAATATACTGAAGAAGAGAAAAAATTGATCTCTCAACTGAGGCTAAAATACGCGTCTCCAGAATGGATATATAACTTAAGAAAACCGTTAGCCGGAGATGTCAAATTCATAGAGAAGAAGTTCCCCGGTGGACTTGTGAGGCTTCAAGTAAAGATGGCAGGCGAGTCGATAATAGAGAGTGTGCTTTTAACAGGCGACTTTTTCATAGAGCCCAGAAGAGCCATTTATGACCTTGAGTCTAGGTTAAAGTGGAGCAGGGTCGATGAAGTAGAAGAGAATATAAAAGACTGGTATAAAGGTGTCAAAATTTTAGGCATTACCGAGCAGGACTTGCTTGCACTTTTCAATGAGGTGCTTAGAAAATGA
- a CDS encoding sulfurtransferase TusA family protein: MEVIDATSAECPEPFMKTVAKLMGMKEGVVKVIFKDPKCVDMIAEAVKLMECKIIENTNKDGIYTMVIEKPSTSKEVKDVKVGGC, from the coding sequence ATGGAGGTCATAGACGCTACTTCAGCTGAATGCCCTGAACCTTTTATGAAAACTGTTGCAAAATTAATGGGGATGAAAGAAGGAGTCGTAAAAGTGATATTTAAGGACCCCAAGTGCGTAGACATGATAGCTGAAGCAGTGAAGTTAATGGAATGTAAGATAATAGAAAATACTAATAAAGATGGTATTTATACAATGGTAATTGAGAAGCCCAGTACTAGCAAAGAGGTTAAGGATGTAAAGGTAGGCGGATGTTAA
- the lrs14 gene encoding HTH-type transcriptional regulator Lrs14: MEVESEKVVLPSGKEVKLLDALSFCYDISDTEYKVLQAVLDKKTITEDELVESLKLSKASINRSLNKLVSLGFISREKLQSSKGGRPKYVYRSVENQILIERIREDFEKCSQMFINILPKVLLSSLGS; this comes from the coding sequence ATGGAAGTAGAAAGTGAAAAAGTCGTACTACCATCAGGTAAAGAAGTAAAACTGCTAGATGCTCTTTCATTTTGTTATGATATATCAGATACCGAGTATAAGGTATTGCAGGCAGTTCTTGATAAGAAGACGATTACTGAAGACGAGTTAGTGGAGTCTTTGAAGCTTTCTAAGGCTTCAATCAACAGAAGCCTCAACAAACTTGTATCCTTAGGGTTTATTTCAAGAGAGAAGTTACAGTCTTCTAAAGGTGGAAGACCTAAATATGTATACAGATCCGTGGAAAACCAGATCCTGATAGAACGTATAAGGGAAGATTTTGAGAAATGTTCTCAAATGTTTATTAATATATTGCCTAAGGTACTCCTTTCTTCCCTTGGCAGTTAA
- a CDS encoding 7-cyano-7-deazaguanine synthase has protein sequence MGKSLLLMSGGLDSSSVAYYLSKKGLDFDCLIINYGQRSAIMQLKASKEVCRRLNKKLIKINIGNVSRPFIDGNWLRPHEPIVHRNVVIIPIALTLAKEKGYKEVILGTVKEDCEFEQERYFVIRKLKELGEVLGVKLSTPFAGFPKWLLLKFGLSSGLDPAITYSCLLGHKYHCGQCSQCKKRIEAFKALKIKDPTPYLS, from the coding sequence ATGGGAAAATCCCTACTCCTTATGAGCGGAGGACTAGACTCCTCATCAGTAGCTTACTACCTATCTAAAAAAGGGTTGGACTTTGACTGCCTTATAATAAATTACGGACAAAGGTCAGCTATAATGCAGTTAAAAGCTAGCAAAGAAGTCTGCAGGAGACTTAACAAAAAACTCATAAAAATTAATATTGGCAACGTAAGCAGACCGTTCATAGACGGAAACTGGTTGAGGCCTCATGAACCGATAGTCCACAGAAACGTCGTTATCATCCCTATCGCTTTAACGCTGGCTAAGGAGAAAGGTTATAAAGAGGTGATATTGGGTACTGTAAAGGAGGACTGTGAGTTTGAACAGGAAAGGTATTTTGTAATAAGGAAGCTTAAGGAATTAGGAGAGGTCTTAGGAGTTAAGTTATCAACACCTTTCGCCGGCTTTCCAAAATGGTTACTGCTCAAGTTCGGGCTTTCATCGGGTCTAGATCCAGCAATTACTTACTCGTGTCTTTTAGGCCATAAATATCACTGTGGGCAATGTAGCCAGTGTAAAAAGAGGATAGAGGCTTTTAAAGCCTTAAAGATAAAAGACCCGACACCATACCTCTCATAA
- a CDS encoding HAD family hydrolase, translated as MNYAIWLDGVVLKIDLTDVLYRKYKGEKIEEIGITRDVFCDWPDFLNKLKESVKLENVVFLSPYNKDTTRHIMENIGLSEFRFISNDSGVTKPSRAPFQVLFQLMKWEPMETITIGASPIDLLSARFYDSRIKVACVKRFQDCSRYSPYIMAENLGSLYETLKRLRKL; from the coding sequence ATGAATTACGCTATCTGGCTTGACGGTGTAGTTTTAAAAATAGATTTAACTGATGTTTTATATAGGAAATATAAGGGAGAAAAAATAGAAGAAATAGGTATAACCAGAGATGTTTTTTGTGACTGGCCAGATTTCTTGAATAAACTGAAAGAGAGTGTAAAGCTTGAAAACGTAGTTTTCCTTTCACCCTATAACAAAGACACGACAAGACACATCATGGAAAATATAGGGCTCTCAGAGTTTAGGTTTATTAGTAACGATAGCGGAGTCACAAAGCCGAGTAGGGCTCCATTCCAAGTACTATTTCAACTTATGAAATGGGAACCCATGGAGACGATCACTATAGGCGCATCGCCCATAGATCTCTTGTCTGCGCGTTTTTACGACTCGCGGATAAAGGTCGCTTGTGTAAAGAGGTTTCAGGACTGTTCCAGGTATAGCCCTTATATAATGGCTGAAAATTTAGGGAGTCTGTACGAGACACTGAAAAGGTTAAGAAAGTTATGA
- a CDS encoding glycine cleavage system protein H, with product MNINGFEFPEDLLYYPEEHVWIKIEGDIITVGITSLGQYMAGKIFEVSTKNKGEKINSRSVIFTLESAKWVGKFRLPLEGEIVEVNEAVIKNPALLNDNPYEAWIVKVKGVYDDKKLKKIDEVSKLFEAESSRVVR from the coding sequence ATGAATATAAATGGTTTTGAATTTCCTGAAGACCTGCTATACTACCCTGAGGAGCATGTGTGGATAAAAATAGAAGGCGATATAATTACGGTAGGGATAACTTCGCTAGGACAATATATGGCAGGAAAGATATTTGAAGTTTCTACCAAAAATAAGGGAGAGAAAATAAATTCTAGGAGCGTTATTTTCACATTAGAATCAGCTAAGTGGGTAGGAAAATTCAGGCTCCCGTTAGAAGGTGAGATAGTAGAAGTCAACGAGGCTGTTATCAAAAACCCCGCACTCCTAAATGATAACCCTTATGAGGCGTGGATAGTCAAAGTAAAAGGTGTTTATGACGATAAAAAGCTCAAAAAGATTGACGAAGTATCTAAGTTATTTGAAGCCGAGAGTAGTAGAGTAGTAAGATAA
- a CDS encoding glycine cleavage system protein H, producing the protein MANVSNCEIPENLYYFIEGKNTVWAKAESPDTIVVGITDLAQTMAGKVVKVRLKKKGTKVEKGKPVATMESGKWAGPVPAPVAGEIVDVNAEVEKNPVVVNQDPYGKGWLVKMKVNNPEDLKQLATGSAAVSKLTELINSEKLQCKRL; encoded by the coding sequence ATGGCGAACGTCTCAAATTGTGAGATACCTGAAAACCTGTACTACTTTATTGAGGGGAAAAACACTGTATGGGCTAAGGCTGAAAGCCCAGATACAATAGTAGTTGGAATAACTGATCTAGCACAAACGATGGCTGGAAAAGTAGTAAAAGTTAGGCTTAAGAAAAAGGGGACTAAGGTAGAGAAAGGTAAACCAGTAGCGACTATGGAAAGCGGAAAGTGGGCCGGTCCTGTCCCTGCCCCGGTAGCAGGTGAAATTGTCGATGTTAACGCTGAAGTAGAGAAAAACCCAGTTGTTGTTAACCAAGATCCATACGGTAAAGGTTGGCTCGTTAAAATGAAGGTCAATAACCCTGAAGACCTGAAACAGCTGGCGACTGGTTCAGCTGCAGTCTCGAAACTTACAGAATTAATCAATTCCGAAAAGCTACAGTGTAAGAGGCTGTGA
- a CDS encoding lipoyl protein ligase domain-containing protein, whose protein sequence is MSWRFVSLPPQDGYHMVTSFVSVADYVSRGGKDTLLVFYADKPFVNVGVHQEVWLEVNLEFTKKMGISVVRRDLGGGTVVITPGEHDYFIVVRAEEAPSTPKALYEKYLTPVVNVLKSYGINAELRDQDIVVNGKKISGNGAMTYDKAVVVTGNILLSLDVDLISKCVKVPSEKFRDKMAKEMSDWLTSVEKEIGYVPPREEINKRLKEEFEKWLNVKFEDASLTPEEIQLWEKLARDKMNEEWVYYKDNRHPELKTERCVKINNAVALCHIDYKARKLLRITVKIVSKKIDEISISGDFFVMSPKGFIEELEDSLKGVDVAKYQEVVKKMFEDKKPVIFGFAADDLIKAIDELMKKPEVQEVI, encoded by the coding sequence ATGAGTTGGCGTTTTGTTTCGTTACCTCCCCAAGACGGTTACCATATGGTAACCTCTTTTGTTTCTGTAGCCGATTATGTATCTAGGGGAGGTAAAGATACACTCCTTGTTTTTTATGCTGACAAACCTTTCGTAAACGTAGGAGTACATCAGGAAGTATGGTTAGAAGTAAACCTGGAATTCACTAAGAAAATGGGTATATCAGTAGTAAGGAGAGATTTAGGAGGAGGGACAGTAGTAATAACTCCGGGGGAGCATGACTACTTTATTGTAGTCAGAGCCGAGGAGGCACCAAGCACACCCAAAGCACTTTACGAGAAGTATTTAACACCGGTAGTCAACGTCCTAAAGTCTTATGGTATTAATGCAGAACTGAGAGACCAAGATATTGTAGTAAACGGGAAAAAAATAAGCGGAAACGGTGCAATGACCTATGATAAAGCGGTAGTAGTCACCGGGAATATTCTACTCAGTCTGGATGTAGACTTAATAAGTAAATGCGTAAAGGTCCCCTCAGAGAAGTTTAGAGATAAGATGGCGAAAGAAATGAGCGATTGGTTAACAAGTGTCGAGAAGGAAATAGGGTATGTACCACCTAGGGAAGAAATAAACAAGAGGCTTAAAGAAGAATTCGAAAAATGGTTAAACGTAAAATTTGAAGACGCATCATTAACTCCAGAAGAGATACAGCTATGGGAAAAATTAGCCAGAGACAAGATGAACGAAGAGTGGGTATACTATAAAGACAATAGGCATCCGGAATTAAAAACGGAAAGGTGCGTTAAAATCAATAACGCGGTAGCCCTATGTCATATTGATTATAAGGCTAGAAAACTACTAAGGATAACAGTAAAAATAGTAAGCAAAAAGATAGATGAAATATCTATTTCAGGCGACTTCTTTGTAATGTCTCCTAAAGGTTTCATAGAGGAGTTAGAAGATAGTCTAAAGGGTGTGGACGTGGCTAAGTACCAAGAGGTAGTTAAAAAAATGTTTGAGGACAAAAAGCCGGTAATATTCGGTTTTGCTGCGGATGACCTTATAAAAGCTATAGATGAGCTAATGAAAAAACCCGAGGTCCAAGAAGTCATATAG
- a CDS encoding CBS domain-containing protein, translating into MLVKDIMTQNVIKVSKSTTVEKALEIMLENNIRRLLVEQDGIVTIRDLVYNWKDLKAPVEKVMSRDLLFITPTSPVKEACRVVTSEGVGSLIVGDGARIMGVVTERDLIRHCKVEPNVRVGDVMNVDPVIATPDSDLSEIVEVMQSYWKRHAVIIDGKKPIGVISAKDIGRALLAKKTLKGIRAYDFMTISIYKVTPDSSAETARLLMAEKNIGFLPVVDPVTLLGSISERELLAVMSI; encoded by the coding sequence ATGTTAGTAAAAGATATAATGACACAGAATGTCATAAAGGTCTCTAAAAGTACTACCGTAGAAAAGGCTCTGGAAATTATGCTAGAAAATAATATAAGAAGGCTATTAGTTGAACAAGATGGTATTGTTACAATTAGGGACTTAGTATATAACTGGAAAGACCTTAAGGCACCCGTTGAAAAGGTTATGTCAAGAGATTTACTTTTTATAACTCCTACTTCTCCAGTCAAGGAAGCATGTAGGGTAGTAACATCTGAAGGAGTAGGTTCGCTTATTGTAGGCGATGGAGCAAGAATAATGGGAGTAGTTACAGAAAGGGACTTAATCAGGCATTGTAAGGTAGAACCAAATGTAAGAGTAGGGGATGTAATGAACGTAGACCCAGTGATCGCGACACCGGATAGTGACCTCTCAGAAATTGTAGAAGTGATGCAGTCGTATTGGAAGAGACATGCTGTAATTATTGATGGTAAGAAGCCTATAGGTGTGATATCAGCTAAAGATATTGGGAGGGCACTTTTGGCTAAGAAGACGTTAAAAGGTATAAGGGCATACGACTTCATGACTATATCTATTTACAAAGTCACTCCGGACTCAAGTGCAGAAACCGCCAGACTCTTAATGGCTGAAAAAAATATAGGGTTTCTCCCTGTGGTCGACCCGGTTACGCTCCTTGGGAGCATAAGCGAAAGGGAACTGCTAGCTGTTATGTCTATATGA
- a CDS encoding OsmC family protein: MMIFTAEGELEGDHVKITSDNTELNIGLFGSDYPTPEEILLTSALSCLMLTVYYIAREKKLKLNALKGYIEGTLDPKGFQGDPNIPPGFLEIKYEVEVSAENRELLEKVLEESERRCPLKDTLTRSIKVDVKWKII, translated from the coding sequence ATGATGATTTTTACAGCCGAAGGAGAACTTGAAGGGGATCACGTGAAGATAACTAGTGATAATACAGAACTAAATATAGGACTCTTCGGCTCTGACTACCCTACTCCAGAAGAAATACTTTTAACCTCTGCGTTATCTTGCTTAATGCTTACCGTTTATTACATCGCTAGAGAAAAGAAATTGAAACTAAACGCGCTCAAAGGGTATATCGAAGGAACTTTAGACCCTAAGGGTTTTCAAGGAGATCCCAACATACCTCCCGGTTTCTTAGAGATTAAATATGAAGTCGAAGTTAGTGCAGAAAATAGGGAATTATTAGAAAAAGTCTTAGAAGAATCCGAAAGGAGGTGTCCTCTAAAAGACACTCTCACGAGAAGTATTAAAGTAGATGTTAAATGGAAAATAATTTAA